In Arachis hypogaea cultivar Tifrunner chromosome 17, arahy.Tifrunner.gnm2.J5K5, whole genome shotgun sequence, a single window of DNA contains:
- the LOC112762665 gene encoding uncharacterized protein isoform X2 → MRGSLGSLSSHGTLYKEVTSFPSDVVTWTGKISTQACEPHKKNLFLQRLYEEEENLIVTNDTSGSSNGSQSEYQDKDIVESLENGVQFWTDYSKVHYHPQSLYELNGVWMDAENFNNYGIGKDSFSWDLQGEEISDRLRFFVEECDHIQGFQFVVDDSGGFSAVAEEFLENIVDEYTNTPVLLYAVQGHRACTSLQSKKRTVLEDLHDAVSFSRLSSYSKLIVPLGMPSLSKGKVSKFLHIEDEKHYHSSAVYAAALHSISLPFRMDPIGPTTPASSVSGAVDLHGVIQMLSGQGRQNMVSILDVAIPAPALFGGQSEQSLLENLHPLTPQIAEDVEDMQGVECLTVHGAYASGSHRASVSQVKDAVDAAFQCAETNPMFYHLSVALCPLPIPLSFPSIFGNQVGQHGELMGGPITNSSSKGSLDVYSIPMAARLRSSNAILPFVESRLQNLHRFGIDRGAAGAQLLRGWGFGREDLEEMEEMLSKMVATLCPPQLSSDSD, encoded by the exons ATGAGAG GTTCACTTGGATCTTTGAGCTCACATGGTACATTATATAAGGAGGTTACCTCCTTTCCATCAGATGTTGTTACTTG GACAGGTAAGATTTCCACCCAGGCCTGTGAACCTCATAAGAAAAATTTGTTCCTACAAAGACTGTATGAGGAAGAGGAAAATTTGATTGTGACTAATGACACTAGTGGTTCAAGCAATGGTTCTCAAAGTGAGTATCAGGATAAGGATATAGTTGAAAGTCTAGAAAATGGTGTACAGTTTTGGACGGACTACTCAAAAGTACATTATCATCCCCAGAGTCTCTATGAACTAAATGGGGTTTGGATGGATGCTGAGAACTTCAACAATTACGGAATTGGAAAGGATTCCTTTTCTTGGGATTTGCAAGGGGAAGAAATTAGTGACAGGCTACGATTTTTTGTTGAAGAGTGTGATCATATACAG GGCTTTCAATTTGTAGTTGACGACTCTGGAGGATTCTCTGCTGTGGCCGAAGAGTTTCTAGAGAATATTGTAGATGAATATACAAATACTCCTGTTTTGCTGTATGCTGTCCAAGGCCATCGTGCATGCACAAGTCTTCAGAGCAAGAAGCGTACAGTCTTGGAGGATCTTCACGATGCTGTATCATTTTCAAGACTCTCATCCTACTCTAAACTTATTGTCCCTCTTGGTATGCCCTCCTTGAGTAAAG GTAAAGTTTCCAAATTCCTCCACATTGAAGATGAGAAACATTACCACTCAAGTGCAGTTTATGCTGCTGCACTACACTCCATTAGTCTTCCTTTTAGAATGGACCCAATTGGCCCTACTACACCTGCATCTTCTGTCTCTGGGGCTGTTGATCTTCATGGAGTCATACAAATGTTATCAGGACAAGGGAGGCAGAATATGGTGTCAATTCTAGATGTTGCCATACCAGCGCCTGCTTTATTTG GGGGACAGAGCGAACAATCTTTATTAGAAAATTTGCATCCATTGACCCCTCAAATAGCAGAGGATGTTGAAGACATGCAGGGAGTTGAATGCTTGACAGTCCATGGAGCTTATGCATCAG GTAGCCATCGTGCTTCGGTTTCCCAAGTAAAGGATGCAGTTGATGCTGCTTTTCAATGTGCCGAAACAAATCCAATGTTCTACCATTTATCTGTTGCTCTTTGTCCGCTTCCCATTCCATTGTCTTTTCCATCGATATTTGGAAACCAAGTTGGCCAGCATGGTGAGTTGATGGGCGGTCCGATAACTAATTCTTCATCAAAAGGATCCCTGGACGTCTATTCCATTCCAATGGCTGCCAGATTACGCTCCAGCAATGCTATCCTACCATTTGTTGAGAGTAGATTGCAAAACCTTCACCGATTCGGAATTGATCGGGGAGCAGCTGGGGCACAATTACTTCGGGGTTGGGGCTTTGGAAGGGAAGATTTGGAAGAAATGGAAGAAATGTTGTCTAAAATGGTTGCAACATTGTGTCCTCCCCAACTGTCATCCGATTCAGACTAG
- the LOC112762665 gene encoding uncharacterized protein isoform X3, with amino-acid sequence MVHYIRRLPPFHQMLLLGKISTQACEPHKKNLFLQRLYEEEENLIVTNDTSGSSNGSQSEYQDKDIVESLENGVQFWTDYSKVHYHPQSLYELNGVWMDAENFNNYGIGKDSFSWDLQGEEISDRLRFFVEECDHIQGFQFVVDDSGGFSAVAEEFLENIVDEYTNTPVLLYAVQGHRACTSLQSKKRTVLEDLHDAVSFSRLSSYSKLIVPLGMPSLSKGKVSKFLHIEDEKHYHSSAVYAAALHSISLPFRMDPIGPTTPASSVSGAVDLHGVIQMLSGQGRQNMVSILDVAIPAPALFGGQSEQSLLENLHPLTPQIAEDVEDMQGVECLTVHGAYASGSHRASVSQVKDAVDAAFQCAETNPMFYHLSVALCPLPIPLSFPSIFGNQVGQHGELMGGPITNSSSKGSLDVYSIPMAARLRSSNAILPFVESRLQNLHRFGIDRGAAGAQLLRGWGFGREDLEEMEEMLSKMVATLCPPQLSSDSD; translated from the exons ATGGTACATTATATAAGGAGGTTACCTCCTTTCCATCAGATGTTGTTACTTG GTAAGATTTCCACCCAGGCCTGTGAACCTCATAAGAAAAATTTGTTCCTACAAAGACTGTATGAGGAAGAGGAAAATTTGATTGTGACTAATGACACTAGTGGTTCAAGCAATGGTTCTCAAAGTGAGTATCAGGATAAGGATATAGTTGAAAGTCTAGAAAATGGTGTACAGTTTTGGACGGACTACTCAAAAGTACATTATCATCCCCAGAGTCTCTATGAACTAAATGGGGTTTGGATGGATGCTGAGAACTTCAACAATTACGGAATTGGAAAGGATTCCTTTTCTTGGGATTTGCAAGGGGAAGAAATTAGTGACAGGCTACGATTTTTTGTTGAAGAGTGTGATCATATACAG GGCTTTCAATTTGTAGTTGACGACTCTGGAGGATTCTCTGCTGTGGCCGAAGAGTTTCTAGAGAATATTGTAGATGAATATACAAATACTCCTGTTTTGCTGTATGCTGTCCAAGGCCATCGTGCATGCACAAGTCTTCAGAGCAAGAAGCGTACAGTCTTGGAGGATCTTCACGATGCTGTATCATTTTCAAGACTCTCATCCTACTCTAAACTTATTGTCCCTCTTGGTATGCCCTCCTTGAGTAAAG GTAAAGTTTCCAAATTCCTCCACATTGAAGATGAGAAACATTACCACTCAAGTGCAGTTTATGCTGCTGCACTACACTCCATTAGTCTTCCTTTTAGAATGGACCCAATTGGCCCTACTACACCTGCATCTTCTGTCTCTGGGGCTGTTGATCTTCATGGAGTCATACAAATGTTATCAGGACAAGGGAGGCAGAATATGGTGTCAATTCTAGATGTTGCCATACCAGCGCCTGCTTTATTTG GGGGACAGAGCGAACAATCTTTATTAGAAAATTTGCATCCATTGACCCCTCAAATAGCAGAGGATGTTGAAGACATGCAGGGAGTTGAATGCTTGACAGTCCATGGAGCTTATGCATCAG GTAGCCATCGTGCTTCGGTTTCCCAAGTAAAGGATGCAGTTGATGCTGCTTTTCAATGTGCCGAAACAAATCCAATGTTCTACCATTTATCTGTTGCTCTTTGTCCGCTTCCCATTCCATTGTCTTTTCCATCGATATTTGGAAACCAAGTTGGCCAGCATGGTGAGTTGATGGGCGGTCCGATAACTAATTCTTCATCAAAAGGATCCCTGGACGTCTATTCCATTCCAATGGCTGCCAGATTACGCTCCAGCAATGCTATCCTACCATTTGTTGAGAGTAGATTGCAAAACCTTCACCGATTCGGAATTGATCGGGGAGCAGCTGGGGCACAATTACTTCGGGGTTGGGGCTTTGGAAGGGAAGATTTGGAAGAAATGGAAGAAATGTTGTCTAAAATGGTTGCAACATTGTGTCCTCCCCAACTGTCATCCGATTCAGACTAG
- the LOC112762665 gene encoding uncharacterized protein isoform X1, with product MKELVTIQVGDFANYVGSHFWNFQDELLGLAGDPNADSFFKNHDLNMDVLYRTGVTQQGILTYTPRLLSINMRGSLGSLSSHGTLYKEVTSFPSDVVTWTGKISTQACEPHKKNLFLQRLYEEEENLIVTNDTSGSSNGSQSEYQDKDIVESLENGVQFWTDYSKVHYHPQSLYELNGVWMDAENFNNYGIGKDSFSWDLQGEEISDRLRFFVEECDHIQGFQFVVDDSGGFSAVAEEFLENIVDEYTNTPVLLYAVQGHRACTSLQSKKRTVLEDLHDAVSFSRLSSYSKLIVPLGMPSLSKGKVSKFLHIEDEKHYHSSAVYAAALHSISLPFRMDPIGPTTPASSVSGAVDLHGVIQMLSGQGRQNMVSILDVAIPAPALFGGQSEQSLLENLHPLTPQIAEDVEDMQGVECLTVHGAYASGSHRASVSQVKDAVDAAFQCAETNPMFYHLSVALCPLPIPLSFPSIFGNQVGQHGELMGGPITNSSSKGSLDVYSIPMAARLRSSNAILPFVESRLQNLHRFGIDRGAAGAQLLRGWGFGREDLEEMEEMLSKMVATLCPPQLSSDSD from the exons ATGAAAGAACTTGTAACTATCCAAGTCGGCGATTTTGCCAATTACGTTGGCTCTCACTTTTGGAACTTTCAG GATGAGCTTCTTGGGCTGGCTGGAGACCCTAATGCTGATTCATTCTTCAAGAATCATGATCTTAACATGGATGTGCTTTATCGTACTGGTGTAACGCAACAG GGCATTCTTACATACACTCCTCGCCTACTTTCAATAAACATGAGAG GTTCACTTGGATCTTTGAGCTCACATGGTACATTATATAAGGAGGTTACCTCCTTTCCATCAGATGTTGTTACTTG GACAGGTAAGATTTCCACCCAGGCCTGTGAACCTCATAAGAAAAATTTGTTCCTACAAAGACTGTATGAGGAAGAGGAAAATTTGATTGTGACTAATGACACTAGTGGTTCAAGCAATGGTTCTCAAAGTGAGTATCAGGATAAGGATATAGTTGAAAGTCTAGAAAATGGTGTACAGTTTTGGACGGACTACTCAAAAGTACATTATCATCCCCAGAGTCTCTATGAACTAAATGGGGTTTGGATGGATGCTGAGAACTTCAACAATTACGGAATTGGAAAGGATTCCTTTTCTTGGGATTTGCAAGGGGAAGAAATTAGTGACAGGCTACGATTTTTTGTTGAAGAGTGTGATCATATACAG GGCTTTCAATTTGTAGTTGACGACTCTGGAGGATTCTCTGCTGTGGCCGAAGAGTTTCTAGAGAATATTGTAGATGAATATACAAATACTCCTGTTTTGCTGTATGCTGTCCAAGGCCATCGTGCATGCACAAGTCTTCAGAGCAAGAAGCGTACAGTCTTGGAGGATCTTCACGATGCTGTATCATTTTCAAGACTCTCATCCTACTCTAAACTTATTGTCCCTCTTGGTATGCCCTCCTTGAGTAAAG GTAAAGTTTCCAAATTCCTCCACATTGAAGATGAGAAACATTACCACTCAAGTGCAGTTTATGCTGCTGCACTACACTCCATTAGTCTTCCTTTTAGAATGGACCCAATTGGCCCTACTACACCTGCATCTTCTGTCTCTGGGGCTGTTGATCTTCATGGAGTCATACAAATGTTATCAGGACAAGGGAGGCAGAATATGGTGTCAATTCTAGATGTTGCCATACCAGCGCCTGCTTTATTTG GGGGACAGAGCGAACAATCTTTATTAGAAAATTTGCATCCATTGACCCCTCAAATAGCAGAGGATGTTGAAGACATGCAGGGAGTTGAATGCTTGACAGTCCATGGAGCTTATGCATCAG GTAGCCATCGTGCTTCGGTTTCCCAAGTAAAGGATGCAGTTGATGCTGCTTTTCAATGTGCCGAAACAAATCCAATGTTCTACCATTTATCTGTTGCTCTTTGTCCGCTTCCCATTCCATTGTCTTTTCCATCGATATTTGGAAACCAAGTTGGCCAGCATGGTGAGTTGATGGGCGGTCCGATAACTAATTCTTCATCAAAAGGATCCCTGGACGTCTATTCCATTCCAATGGCTGCCAGATTACGCTCCAGCAATGCTATCCTACCATTTGTTGAGAGTAGATTGCAAAACCTTCACCGATTCGGAATTGATCGGGGAGCAGCTGGGGCACAATTACTTCGGGGTTGGGGCTTTGGAAGGGAAGATTTGGAAGAAATGGAAGAAATGTTGTCTAAAATGGTTGCAACATTGTGTCCTCCCCAACTGTCATCCGATTCAGACTAG
- the LOC112762672 gene encoding alcohol dehydrogenase-like 7: protein MENKVARTSEAQPIRCKAAVSRKQGEALSIEEIIVAPPMACEARIKVICTTLCHVDLTFWNTKDPASIWPRILGHEAIGVVESIGENVTEVAKGDVVMTIFLPDCGECVDCKSEKSNLCSKFPFKVSPWMPRYDSSRFTDLNGDIIHHFLFVSSFSEYTVVDIANLTKIHPLVPPNKACLLSCGISAGLGAAWRLANVEPGSTVAIFGLGSIGLAVAEGARFCGATRIIGVDVKPEKFEIAKKFGVTDFVNAGECGDKSLSQIIIDMTGGGADYCFECVGLTSSVHEAYASCRKGWGKTIVLGVDKPESKLSLNTREILFNGKSLIGCLFGGLKPKSHVPVLLKRYMDKELKLDEFVTHELKFKDINKAFDLLMKGECLRCVVWMDK from the exons ATGGAAAACAAAGTAGCAAGAACAAGTGAAGCTCAACCCATAAGATGTAAAG CTGCGGTTAGTCGCAAACAAGGTGAGGCATTGAGCATTGAAGAGATCATTGTGGCACCACCAATGGCTTGTGAAGCAAGGATTAAAGTTATATGCACCACTCTTTGTCACGTTGATCTCACTTTTTGGAACACTAAG GACCCTGCTTCAATTTGGCCAAGAATTCTGGGTCATGAGGCAATTGG GGTTGTGGAAAGCATAGGAGAGAATGTAACTGAAGTTGCAAAAGGAGATGTAGTTATGACAATATTCTTGCCAGATTGTGGAGAGTGTGTGGATTGCAAATCAGAAAAGAGCAACCTGTGTTCAAAATTCCCATTCAAAGTATCTCCATGGATGCCAAGATATGATAGTAGCAGATTCACTGATCTCAATGGAGACATCATACACCATTTCCTTTTTGTTTCAAGTTTTAGTGAATACACTGTCGTTGACATTGCCAATCTAACCAAGATTCATCCCCTTGTTCCTCCAAACAAGGCATGCCTCCTTAGTTGTGGTATCTCGGCCG GGCTAGGTGCTGCTTGGAGATTAGCAAATGTAGAGCCAGGTTCAACTGTTGCTATTTTTGGGTTGGGAAGCATTGGATTAGCA GTTGCTGAAGGAGCTAGATTTTGTGGAGCAACTAGAATTATTGGTGTGGATGTTAAGCcagaaaaatttgaaattg CAAAAAAGTTTGGAGTTACTGATTTTGTTAATGCTGGAGAATGTGGAGACAAATCTCTAAGCCAG ATAATTATAGATATGACTGGTGGTGGAGCAGATTACTGCTTTGAATGTGTTGGTTTAACATCATCAGTTCATGAAGCATATGCTTCTTGTAGaaag GGTTGGGGAAAAACAATTGTTTTAGGAGTGGACAAGCCAGAATCCAAGTTGAGTCTTAACACTAGAGAGATCCTCTTCAATGGGAAGAGCCTAATTGGATGCTTATTTGGAGGACTCAAACCCAAATCTCATGTCCCTGTTCTCCTTAAACGTTACATGGACAAG GAACTAAAGTTGGATGAATTTGTCACTCATGAGTTGAAATTCAAAGACATCAACAAAGCTTTTGATTTACTGATGAAAGGAGAGTGTCTGAGATGTGTAGTTTGGATGGACAAATGA
- the LOC112762670 gene encoding geranylgeranyl diphosphate reductase, chloroplastic, which produces MAAKILTFSPFSLNTKTKSSKSKLHVNKLTIIASKSTHPSIAGRKLRAAVIGGGPAGSSAAEALAAGGVETFLFERNPPSAAKPCGGAIPLCMLDEFSIPLHLVDRHVTRMRIFSPSNIAVDFGKTLKSNEFIAMLRREVLDSFLRSRAASAGATVISALVTAVDLPPSPTAPYTIHYTVQNTYRRSLAVDVVIGADGANSRVAKSIGAGDYTCAIAFQERIRLPDEKMAHYENLAEMYVGNDVSPDFYGWVFPKCDHVAVGTGTVRSKQDIKLLQRGIRDRVRDKINGGKLIKVEAHPIPEHPRPVRVKGRVALVGDAAGYVTKCSGEGIYFAAKSGRVCGNAVVKASEGGLKMIDEHDLRREYLKIWDGEYTSMFRFLDLLQRVFYGSNAAKEALVELCGDEYVQRMTFESYLYKKLAKGRVLDDAKMVMNTIGSLVKCNILGRKMEGLIL; this is translated from the coding sequence ATGGCGGCAAAAATTCTAACTTTTTCACCATTTTCACTGAACACAAAAACCAAAAGCTCAAAATCCAAATTGCATGTTAACAAACTCACCATCATAGCCTCCAAATCTACTCACCCGTCCATCGCCGGCAGGAAGCTCCGCGCGGCGGTGATCGGTGGCGGCCCAGCCGGATCCTCCGCCGCGGAGGCCCTGGCAGCTGGAGGCGTTGAGACATTTCTCTTCGAGCGCAACCCGCCGTCCGCGGCCAAACCCTGCGGCGGCGCAATCCCTCTCTGCATGCTCGACGAGTTCTCCATCCCTCTCCACCTGGTCGACCGCCACGTCACACGCATGCGCATCTTCTCTCCTTCCAACATCGCCGTCGATTTCGGCAAAACTCTAAAATCCAACGAGTTCATCGCCATGCTCCGCCGCGAGGTCCTCGACTCTTTCCTCCGTTCACGCGCCGCATCCGCCGGTGCCACCGTCATCTCCGCCCTCGTCACGGCTGTCGACCTACCTCCGTCGCCGACCGCTCCCTACACTATACACTACACCGTACAAAACACCTACCGGCGGAGCCTTGCCGTCGACGTCGTGATCGGCGCGGACGGAGCAAACAGCCGCGTCGCAAAATCAATCGGCGCCGGCGACTACACCTGCGCAATCGCGTTCCAGGAGAGAATCAGATTACCGGACGAGAAAATGGCGCATTATGAAAATCTCGCCGAGATGTACGTAGGCAACGACGTATCTCCCGATTTCTACGGTTGGGTGTTTCCCAAATGTGACCACGTGGCAGTGGGCACCGGTACTGTGCGCTCGAAGCAGGATATTAAGTTGCTCCAGAGAGGGATCAGGGATAGAGTCCGTGACAAGATCAACGGTGGAAAATTGATCAAGGTAGAGGCCCACCCTATTCCAGAGCACCCGCGTCCCGTGAGAGTCAAAGGACGCGTGGCACTCGTTGGTGACGCAGCAGGCTACGTCACTAAGTGCTCCGGCGAAGGAATATACTTCGCCGCGAAATCGGGCCGAGTTTGCGGAAACGCCGTGGTTAAGGCATCAGAGGGGGGTCTTAAAATGATTGACGAACATGATCTAAGAAGGGAGTATCTGAAAATTTGGGATGGGGAATATACTAGTATGTTCCGGTTTTTGGATCTGTTGCAGAGGGTTTTCTACGGTAGTAACGCTGCTAAGGAGGCATTGGTGGAGCTTTGTGGGGATGAGTATGTTCAAAGAATGACTTTTGAGAGTTACTTGTATAAGAAGTTAGCTAAAGGGAGAGTTTTGGATGATGCTAAGATGGTTATGAACACTATTGGGAGTTTGGTGAAGTGTAACATTTTAGGGAGAAAAATGGAAGGTTTGATACTTTAG
- the LOC112762674 gene encoding GDSL esterase/lipase At1g71250 has protein sequence MQSNMKIRGFDVQVVVMLMSMLSLVYCQNKEVVTTTNIDGGRIGSHSYAFYVLGDSSVDCGDNTLFYPLLHGHFSLYPCNGSDSTLLPQLLAEKIGLKSMRPFYGQNGSVEEIFGGLNFGSTQATIMNQGSQSHQSLNQQLRQVSETMQLLQLHLATDIALQFTRSSIFALSFGKDDYIDLFLQNSTNQMSNHTFATILVDQMTNAVRYLYDANARKIICFGILPLGCTPRVAWEMNRTSDYNGSGCEEQVNDLIMEYNNLLEEHMAKLNTELPEIHVVFCDVYHGMMEIINQPWLFGFVDTKTACCGLGLNGAMIGCMSMDIACNEPSKHLWWDLLNPTQAVNSILADAAWSGSLISNLCHPITIRELFNIKV, from the exons ATGCAGAGCAACATGAAAATAAGAGGGTTTGATGTTCAAGTTGTTGTTATGCTAATGAGCATGTTAAGCTTAGTTTATTGTCAAAACAAAGAGGTAGTCACTACCACTAACATTGATGGTGGTAGAATTGGTTCACATTCATATGCATTTTATGTGTTAGGTGATTCCTCAGTTGATTGTGGAGACAACACTCTCTTCTACCCTCTCCTTCATGGTCATTTCTCTTTGTATCCATGTAATGGCTCTGATTCCACACTTCTTCCTCAACTTCTTG CTGAAAAGATTGGACTGAAATCAATGAGACCATTCTATGGTCAAAATGGATCTGTAGAGGAGATCTTTGGGGGTCTCAACTTTGGATCAACACAAGCAACAATCATGAACCAGGGAAGCCAAAGCCAccaatcactcaaccaacaaCTCCGGCAAGTTTCCGAGACCATGCAGCTGTTGCAGCTGCATCTGGCCACGGACATTGCTCTCCAATTCACAAGATCCTCCATCTTTGCTCTCTCATTCGGCAAAGACGATTACATTGATCTCTTCCTTCAGAACTCTACCAACCAAATGTCCAACCACACTTTTGCCACCATTCTTGTGGATCAAATGACAAATGCAGTGAGGTACCTCTATGATGCAAATGCAAGGAAGATCATATGCTTCGGAATCCTTCCTTTGGGGTGCACTCCACGCGTAGCGTGGGAGATGAATCGCACGTCAGATTACAATGGAAGTGGTTGTGAGGAGCAAGTGAATGATTTGATCATGGAATACAATAACTTGCTAGAGGAACATATGGCCAAGCTTAACACTGAACTCCCTGAAATTCATGTGGTGTTCTGTGATGTATACCATGGAATGATGGAGATTATCAACCAACCTTGGCTTTTTG GTTTTGTAGACACAAAGACTGCATGTTGTGGACTAGGCTTGAATGGTGCAATGATAGGATGCATGTCCATGGACATAGCATGCAATGAACCTTCAAAACACCTATGGTGGGATCTATTGAACCCTACACAAGCAGTAAACTCAATCCTAGCTGATGCAGCGTGGTCTGGCTCACTAATCTCAAATCTTTGCCATCCTATCACCATCCGTGAATTGTTCAACATCAAAGTGTAG